In one Candidatus Methylomirabilota bacterium genomic region, the following are encoded:
- a CDS encoding acyclic terpene utilization AtuA family protein → MADILRIANCSGFYGDRLSAAREMVEGGPIDVLTGDYLAELTMAILYKSRAKKPETGYATTFVTQMEQVLGACLAKGIKVVANAGGLNPAGCAAAVQAVAVKQGLKPKIAYITGDDVLGKLDEWQRTGHALAHLDRGRPLKDLRASVVTANAYLGGWGIALALAQGADVVITGRVTDAALALGPAAWKFGWKRDDWDRLAAGVVCGHILECGAQCCGGNYSFFQEVPTYTKIGFPVAEMEASGEFVVTKHPGTGGLVSVGTITAQLLYEIGGPRYLNPDVSARFDSIRLAQDGPDRVRVRSVKGEPPPPDTKLCLNYVGGYKNTMTFVLTGLDIPEKAKLIEDTFWGMVGGRERFAEVAVSLRRSDQEDPESNESAQALLKITVKDPDGAKVGRVWSNRAIEMALAHYPGFHMTSPPTEETAYAVYWPALVPSGLIEQLVHVGGREIAIPTTMSGGPDMAPALPQSAVIPPASGARTVRAPLGRVAGARSGDKGGNANVGVWARTPEAYAWLSQFLTAERLSQLLPEARGLEVERYLLPNLLAVNFVIQRLLGEGVSASTRSDPQAKSLGEYLRAKVVDVPEALLG, encoded by the coding sequence ATGGCCGACATTCTCCGCATCGCCAACTGCAGCGGGTTCTACGGCGACCGGCTGTCGGCCGCGCGGGAGATGGTCGAGGGAGGACCCATCGACGTGCTGACGGGCGACTACCTGGCCGAGCTGACCATGGCCATCCTCTACAAGAGCCGCGCGAAGAAGCCGGAGACCGGCTACGCGACGACCTTCGTGACCCAGATGGAGCAGGTGCTGGGCGCCTGCCTCGCCAAGGGGATCAAGGTCGTGGCGAACGCGGGCGGGCTCAACCCCGCCGGCTGCGCCGCGGCGGTGCAGGCCGTCGCGGTCAAGCAGGGGCTCAAGCCGAAGATCGCCTACATCACCGGCGACGACGTGCTGGGGAAGCTCGACGAGTGGCAGCGAACCGGCCACGCGCTGGCGCACCTCGACCGAGGCCGTCCGTTAAAAGACCTGCGCGCGTCCGTCGTCACCGCCAACGCCTACCTCGGCGGCTGGGGCATCGCCCTAGCGCTGGCCCAGGGCGCCGACGTCGTCATCACCGGCCGCGTCACGGATGCCGCGCTGGCGCTCGGCCCCGCGGCGTGGAAGTTCGGCTGGAAGCGCGACGATTGGGACCGCCTCGCGGCGGGCGTCGTCTGCGGCCACATCCTGGAATGCGGCGCCCAGTGCTGCGGCGGCAACTACTCCTTCTTCCAGGAGGTGCCGACGTACACGAAGATCGGCTTCCCCGTGGCGGAGATGGAGGCCTCCGGCGAGTTCGTCGTCACCAAGCACCCCGGCACGGGCGGGCTCGTCTCCGTCGGCACCATCACGGCCCAGCTCCTCTACGAGATCGGTGGGCCGCGCTATCTCAACCCCGACGTAAGCGCGCGCTTCGACTCGATTCGTCTCGCCCAGGACGGACCCGATCGCGTGCGCGTGAGGAGCGTGAAGGGCGAGCCGCCGCCGCCCGACACCAAGCTGTGTCTCAACTACGTCGGCGGCTACAAGAACACCATGACCTTCGTGCTGACGGGGCTCGACATCCCCGAGAAGGCCAAGCTCATCGAGGACACCTTCTGGGGCATGGTGGGCGGGCGCGAGCGCTTCGCGGAAGTCGCGGTCTCGCTGCGCCGCTCGGACCAGGAGGATCCCGAGTCGAACGAGTCGGCGCAGGCCCTGCTCAAGATCACGGTAAAGGATCCCGACGGCGCCAAGGTCGGGCGCGTTTGGTCGAACCGCGCGATCGAGATGGCGCTGGCGCACTACCCGGGCTTCCACATGACCTCGCCGCCGACCGAAGAGACGGCCTACGCGGTCTACTGGCCGGCGCTGGTGCCGTCGGGGCTGATCGAACAGCTGGTGCACGTGGGTGGGCGCGAGATCGCCATTCCGACGACCATGAGCGGGGGCCCAGACATGGCCCCCGCACTCCCCCAATCAGCGGTCATTCCGCCAGCGTCGGGCGCCAGGACGGTCCGGGCGCCGCTCGGGCGTGTCGCGGGAGCGCGCTCGGGAGACAAGGGCGGCAACGCCAATGTCGGCGTCTGGGCGCGCACTCCTGAGGCGTATGCGTGGCTCAGCCAGTTCCTGACCGCCGAGCGGCTCAGCCAGCTCCTGCCCGAGGCGCGCGGCCTCGAGGTCGAGCGCTACCTTCTGCCCAACCTCCTGGCGGTCAACTTCGTGATCCAGCGCCTGCTCGGCGAGGGCGTGTCGGCCTCGACGCGGAGCGACCCTCAGGCCAAGAGCCTGGGCGAGTACCTGCGCGCCAAGGTCGTGGACGTCCCAGAAGCGCTCCTCGGGTGA
- a CDS encoding RidA family protein: MDLEFLMVPGAPPPPPTAPYSHAVRAGDYLFVTGQMPSDPKTGDRLVPGGIVEQTHQVMKNLQAVLTGAGTSLDRAVFARVYLVNFQDYSVMNGVYATYFTPGRLPGRTCVGVTGLALGALVEIDLVVKP; this comes from the coding sequence ATGGACCTCGAGTTCCTGATGGTGCCGGGCGCGCCGCCGCCGCCGCCCACCGCGCCCTACAGCCACGCCGTCCGTGCGGGCGACTACCTCTTCGTCACGGGCCAGATGCCGTCGGATCCCAAGACCGGCGACAGGCTCGTGCCGGGCGGCATCGTCGAGCAGACGCACCAGGTGATGAAAAATCTCCAAGCCGTGCTCACGGGCGCGGGCACGAGCCTCGACCGCGCCGTCTTCGCGCGGGTCTACCTCGTGAACTTCCAGGATTACTCGGTAATGAACGGGGTCTACGCGACGTACTTCACGCCCGGGCGCCTGCCCGGCCGCACCTGCGTCGGCGTCACGGGCCTGGCGCTGGGCGCCCTCGTCGAGATCGACCTCGTCGTCAAGCCGTGA
- a CDS encoding aldolase/citrate lyase family protein — protein sequence MRPNKIKQMWRDGRCVTMGWLSVSHGFTAEVMARQGFDALVVDMQHGTTDMSDLWPMLQAISQTDTVPVVRVAWNDPAPIMKALDLGAYGILVPLINTAADAAKAVAACRYPPVGMRSSGPVRAVHYGGADYVAKANDEMVVMAMIETKEGLANLDAICATPGLDCVYIGPADLSFALGMAPRGDNPDPVHIATCDRIRDAAHKHGIKAAMHCASAAFAAGSVKRGFDLVMLTSDLACMIAGVRRQLDDLKAATA from the coding sequence GTGCGACCGAACAAGATCAAGCAGATGTGGCGCGACGGGCGGTGTGTCACCATGGGCTGGCTCTCGGTGTCCCATGGGTTCACCGCCGAGGTGATGGCCCGCCAGGGTTTCGACGCCCTGGTTGTGGACATGCAGCACGGGACGACCGACATGAGCGATCTCTGGCCGATGCTGCAGGCGATCTCGCAGACCGACACGGTGCCGGTAGTGCGGGTGGCGTGGAACGACCCGGCGCCCATCATGAAGGCGCTGGACCTTGGCGCCTACGGCATCCTCGTGCCCCTGATCAATACCGCGGCGGACGCGGCGAAGGCGGTGGCCGCGTGCCGCTATCCGCCGGTGGGCATGCGCTCCTCGGGGCCGGTGCGCGCGGTGCACTACGGCGGCGCCGACTACGTGGCCAAGGCCAACGACGAGATGGTGGTCATGGCGATGATCGAGACCAAGGAGGGCCTCGCCAACCTCGACGCGATCTGCGCCACCCCGGGGCTCGACTGCGTGTACATCGGCCCCGCCGATCTCTCGTTCGCGCTCGGCATGGCCCCGCGCGGCGACAACCCGGATCCGGTGCACATCGCCACCTGCGACCGGATCCGCGACGCGGCCCACAAGCACGGCATCAAGGCGGCCATGCACTGCGCGAGCGCGGCGTTCGCGGCGGGGTCGGTGAAGCGCGGCTTCGACCTCGTCATGCTCACGTCCGATCTGGCGTGCATGATCGCGGGCGTGCGCAGGCAGCTCGACGATCTGAAGGCGGCGACCGCGTAG
- a CDS encoding peroxidase-related enzyme (This protein belongs to a clade of uncharacterized proteins related to peroxidases such as the alkylhydroperoxidase AhpD.), with protein sequence MTDNAPPISRFPVPAPETLPEDIRKVVEANAAKAGFTPNVFLAYGYKPEHFRAFFHYYDVLMKGPSGLSRQEREMIVLAVSRVNDCTYCTVAHGAALRILSKNPVLADQISANYRAADVTPRQRAMLDFAVKVTERSGEIDQADFERLREHGFTDSDIWDIGAVAAFFNLSNRMANLADMKPNREFHTMGRD encoded by the coding sequence ATGACCGATAACGCGCCGCCGATCAGCCGTTTCCCCGTGCCCGCGCCCGAGACGCTTCCGGAAGACATCCGGAAGGTGGTCGAGGCCAACGCCGCCAAGGCGGGCTTCACGCCCAACGTCTTCCTGGCCTACGGCTACAAGCCGGAGCACTTCCGCGCCTTCTTCCACTACTACGACGTGCTGATGAAGGGCCCTTCGGGGCTCTCGCGGCAAGAGCGCGAGATGATTGTGCTGGCGGTGAGTCGCGTCAATGACTGCACCTACTGCACCGTGGCCCACGGCGCGGCGCTCCGCATCCTCAGCAAGAACCCCGTCCTCGCCGACCAGATCAGCGCCAACTACCGCGCGGCCGACGTCACGCCGCGCCAGCGCGCCATGCTCGACTTCGCGGTCAAGGTGACGGAGCGGTCGGGGGAGATCGACCAGGCGGACTTCGAGCGCCTGCGCGAGCACGGCTTCACGGACTCGGACATCTGGGACATCGGCGCCGTCGCGGCCTTCTTCAACCTGTCCAACCGCATGGCCAATCTGGCCGACATGAAGCCCAACCGCGAGTTCCATACCATGGGGCGCGACTAG
- a CDS encoding ABC transporter substrate-binding protein yields MRLARGLLAAALLLGLAAFLAAADAETPAKIARIGYVWLGPAGSDATTLDGLKRGLAKLGYVEGKNLVIEYRYADGRPDRLPIIFAALVALKLDLLVTPGTIVTHAAQQATKTIPIVSTSTDPVGSGFAKSLARPGGNITGLSLATGDDFNGKWLELIKELNPKVKRIAYLWNPGSASSVEELASLKRLAPRLRVEIEDFGVREAGRLDAALEAIRTSRAGALLVDDDPLLVAERARVVAFAGRHRLVAVYEIREFVDAGGLVSYGPSIVDIHHRAAGYVQRILKGAKPAEMPVEQPTIFELVLNLKTAKAMGLTVPPSLSGRADQVIR; encoded by the coding sequence ATGCGCCTCGCGCGCGGCCTGCTCGCGGCCGCTCTCCTGCTGGGCCTGGCGGCGTTTCTCGCGGCGGCGGATGCCGAGACGCCTGCCAAGATCGCGCGCATCGGCTACGTGTGGCTCGGCCCCGCGGGCTCGGACGCCACGACGCTGGACGGGCTCAAGCGGGGTCTCGCCAAGCTCGGCTACGTCGAGGGGAAGAACCTCGTCATCGAGTACCGCTACGCCGACGGCAGGCCCGACCGCCTGCCGATCATCTTCGCCGCGCTGGTGGCGCTCAAGCTCGACCTTCTCGTCACGCCGGGCACCATCGTCACGCACGCGGCCCAGCAGGCGACCAAGACCATTCCCATCGTCTCGACTTCGACCGACCCCGTGGGCTCGGGTTTCGCCAAGAGCCTCGCGCGCCCGGGCGGGAACATCACGGGCCTGTCACTGGCGACCGGCGACGACTTCAACGGCAAGTGGCTCGAGCTCATCAAGGAGCTCAACCCCAAGGTGAAGCGGATCGCCTACCTGTGGAACCCCGGCAGCGCATCCAGCGTCGAGGAGCTGGCCTCGCTCAAGCGCCTGGCCCCGAGGCTCCGCGTGGAGATCGAGGACTTCGGCGTGCGGGAGGCGGGCCGGCTCGATGCCGCGCTGGAGGCGATCCGGACGAGCCGCGCGGGCGCCCTCCTCGTTGACGACGACCCGTTGCTGGTCGCGGAGCGCGCGCGCGTTGTTGCTTTCGCGGGGCGACACCGTCTCGTCGCCGTCTACGAGATCCGCGAGTTCGTGGATGCGGGCGGGCTTGTCTCCTACGGGCCCAGCATTGTCGACATCCATCACCGCGCGGCCGGCTACGTGCAGAGGATCCTCAAGGGCGCCAAGCCCGCGGAGATGCCCGTCGAGCAGCCGACGATCTTCGAGCTGGTCCTGAACCTCAAGACGGCAAAGGCCATGGGCCTGACCGTGCCGCCGTCCCTCAGCGGCCGCGCCGACCAGGTGATCCGATGA
- a CDS encoding RidA family protein, with protein sequence MPRKEIVRVDAAAANPNLSPATKFGSLVFVSGQTGRHPVTGELGKDVREQTRNVLERIKTILTAAGTSLDNVLTATTYLTKVQDVAAYNEEYAKYFPANKPARTTVTVAALNSPDLIVEITVTACIPD encoded by the coding sequence ATGCCCAGGAAAGAGATCGTCCGCGTCGATGCAGCGGCGGCGAATCCGAACCTGTCGCCGGCCACGAAGTTCGGCAGCCTCGTCTTCGTGTCCGGCCAAACGGGACGGCATCCGGTCACCGGAGAGCTCGGCAAGGACGTACGGGAACAGACCCGCAACGTGCTCGAACGGATCAAGACGATCCTGACGGCGGCGGGTACGTCGCTGGACAACGTGCTGACGGCAACGACGTATCTGACCAAGGTGCAGGACGTCGCAGCATACAATGAGGAGTACGCGAAGTACTTCCCGGCCAACAAGCCGGCGAGGACGACCGTGACGGTGGCGGCGCTGAACTCGCCCGATCTTATCGTGGAGATCACGGTCACCGCGTGCATCCCTGACTGA
- a CDS encoding beta-propeller fold lactonase family protein: MGRRACWALLLAVVSGPMMASPARAATFVYVGNAESNEIYVLELDRQRGELTVVEKVSIPGIEKPGDSTPMAVSPDRRFLYVGTRGEPKVAAGFAIDPTTGKLKHVASGPLADSMAYIFTDRTGRYLLGASYPGHKLTVNPISSPGTVQPPKQVLSGYPNAHSILADAANRHVLAPTLGNDRVNQFTFDAASGTLAPNTPAAVEVKEKAGPRHFVFHPGGKLVYVLGGVDGVVYVFDYDPGTGKLTAKQTVSALPPDFQGKPSAADLHITPDGRFLYASERTSSTLAGFKVDPANGTLSPIGSVPTEKQPRGFNIDSSGRYLLAVGQLSHGLSSYAIDPASGKLTKLKEYPMGKNPNWVEIVDLP; this comes from the coding sequence ATGGGTCGTCGCGCGTGCTGGGCTCTGCTGCTCGCCGTGGTGTCGGGGCCGATGATGGCTTCGCCGGCGCGGGCAGCCACTTTCGTATACGTCGGCAACGCCGAGAGCAACGAGATCTACGTGCTCGAGCTCGACCGGCAGCGCGGCGAGCTGACGGTCGTGGAGAAGGTATCGATCCCCGGCATCGAGAAGCCGGGCGACTCGACGCCAATGGCGGTCAGCCCCGATCGCCGCTTCCTCTACGTGGGGACGCGCGGCGAGCCGAAGGTCGCGGCCGGCTTCGCGATCGACCCAACGACCGGCAAGCTCAAGCACGTTGCCAGCGGTCCGCTCGCAGACAGCATGGCGTACATCTTCACCGACCGCACCGGCCGCTACCTGCTCGGCGCGTCGTATCCCGGTCACAAGCTCACCGTAAACCCGATCTCGTCGCCCGGAACCGTCCAACCGCCCAAACAGGTGCTGTCGGGCTACCCAAACGCGCACTCGATCCTCGCCGATGCGGCGAACCGTCACGTGCTGGCACCCACCCTGGGCAACGACCGCGTCAACCAGTTCACGTTTGATGCTGCCAGCGGCACGCTGGCGCCGAACACGCCGGCGGCGGTCGAGGTGAAGGAGAAAGCCGGTCCGCGACACTTCGTGTTCCACCCCGGCGGCAAGCTCGTCTACGTCCTCGGCGGGGTCGACGGGGTCGTGTACGTCTTCGACTACGACCCCGGCACCGGGAAACTCACGGCGAAGCAGACCGTCAGCGCGCTGCCGCCCGACTTCCAGGGCAAGCCCTCGGCCGCCGACCTGCACATCACGCCCGACGGCCGGTTCCTCTACGCCTCGGAGCGCACGTCGAGCACGCTGGCCGGCTTCAAGGTCGATCCGGCGAACGGCACGCTCTCACCCATCGGCAGCGTGCCGACCGAGAAGCAGCCGCGCGGCTTCAACATCGATTCCTCCGGGCGCTACCTGCTCGCGGTCGGCCAGCTCTCTCACGGCCTGTCGAGCTACGCGATCGACCCGGCCAGCGGGAAGCTCACCAAGCTCAAGGAGTACCCGATGGGCAAGAACCCGAACTGGGTCGAGATCGTCGACCTGCCCTGA
- a CDS encoding Tim44 domain-containing protein, translated as MKRFFAIACLVVVALAPLLLVTDAWARAGSGSSGGSRGSRSYSSPTSPATPTQPSTPPSSVQQPQPQRSGWGGALMGGLAGFALGGLLGSMLFGGGMGGMGGGIGLMEILLIGGGIFLLYRMMKNRRAATEPVPSYGQGYGGGQPQGQPQMYQAQAVDTGPSDLDRGVSHIRQMDAGFDPARFSDTASDTFFRVQAAWMARDMSQASASITPEMADILQKDCDRLRGQGRINRLDSIAVRSVTVTEAWQESGQDYVTAHFLASLLDYTVDERSGQVVEGSRTEPVKFEEFWTFVRPVGPNAWRLSAIQQA; from the coding sequence TGCGTGCCTTGTGGTCGTCGCGCTCGCTCCGCTCTTGCTCGTCACCGACGCGTGGGCCAGAGCCGGCAGCGGCAGCTCGGGCGGCAGCCGCGGCTCGCGCAGCTACTCGTCCCCCACCAGTCCCGCGACACCGACCCAGCCTTCCACTCCGCCCTCGTCGGTCCAGCAACCCCAGCCGCAGCGCTCGGGTTGGGGCGGGGCCCTCATGGGCGGTCTGGCCGGCTTCGCGCTCGGCGGGCTCCTCGGCAGCATGCTCTTCGGCGGCGGCATGGGCGGTATGGGCGGCGGCATCGGCCTCATGGAGATCCTGCTGATCGGCGGCGGTATCTTCCTCCTCTACAGGATGATGAAGAACCGCCGGGCAGCGACCGAGCCCGTGCCGAGCTACGGCCAGGGCTATGGCGGAGGTCAACCGCAGGGCCAGCCCCAGATGTACCAAGCGCAGGCCGTGGATACGGGCCCGAGCGACCTCGATCGCGGCGTGAGCCACATCCGTCAGATGGACGCTGGCTTCGACCCCGCGCGCTTCAGCGACACCGCCTCTGATACTTTCTTCCGCGTGCAGGCGGCGTGGATGGCGCGGGACATGAGCCAGGCGTCGGCCTCGATCACCCCGGAGATGGCCGACATACTCCAGAAGGACTGCGACCGTCTCCGCGGCCAGGGACGGATCAACCGGCTCGACAGCATCGCGGTGCGCTCGGTTACCGTCACCGAGGCCTGGCAGGAGAGCGGCCAGGACTACGTCACGGCCCACTTCCTGGCGAGCCTCCTCGACTACACGGTCGACGAGCGCTCCGGGCAGGTCGTGGAGGGCAGCCGCACCGAGCCCGTGAAGTTCGAGGAGTTCTGGACCTTCGTGCGGCCCGTCGGACCCAATGCCTGGAGGCTCAGCGCCATCCAGCAGGCCTAG
- a CDS encoding exodeoxyribonuclease III: MKLTSWNVNGIRAAWKKGLPEFVAAEKPDVLCVQETKIQEDQITPEMKDLGGYRSYWSVAEKKGYSGVATYSKPEPLAVATAFGSRVLDAEGRIVHAEYPDFHLFNVYFPNSGMGPERLAHKLAFYDEFLALTERLRAAGKGVIVCGDVNTAHTELDLARPKENEKSPGFMPVEREWVSKLVTHGYHDTFRIFVSEPGHYTWWDVRRVGARARNVGWRIDYFFVSDELRGRVKAAGILPHVQGSDHCPITLELG; this comes from the coding sequence GTGAAGCTCACCTCCTGGAACGTCAACGGGATCCGCGCGGCCTGGAAAAAGGGGCTGCCGGAGTTCGTCGCCGCAGAAAAGCCCGACGTCCTCTGCGTCCAGGAGACCAAGATCCAGGAGGACCAGATCACGCCGGAGATGAAGGACCTCGGGGGCTATCGATCCTACTGGAGCGTGGCCGAGAAGAAGGGGTACTCCGGCGTGGCGACCTACAGCAAGCCCGAGCCGCTCGCCGTCGCGACAGCCTTCGGCTCGCGCGTCCTCGACGCCGAGGGGCGAATCGTCCACGCCGAGTATCCCGACTTCCACCTCTTCAACGTCTATTTTCCCAACAGCGGCATGGGCCCGGAGCGCCTCGCCCACAAGCTCGCCTTCTACGACGAGTTCCTGGCTCTCACCGAGCGCCTCCGCGCAGCAGGCAAGGGCGTCATCGTCTGCGGCGACGTCAACACGGCGCACACCGAGTTGGACTTGGCGCGCCCCAAGGAGAACGAGAAGAGCCCGGGCTTCATGCCCGTCGAGCGGGAGTGGGTGTCGAAGCTCGTCACCCACGGCTACCACGACACCTTCCGGATCTTCGTGAGCGAGCCGGGCCACTACACCTGGTGGGACGTGCGACGGGTAGGCGCGCGGGCGCGGAACGTCGGCTGGCGCATCGACTACTTCTTCGTCTCGGACGAGCTGCGCGGGCGGGTCAAGGCCGCCGGGATCCTGCCCCACGTCCAGGGCTCGGACCACTGCCCCATCACGCTGGAGCTCGGGTGA